Proteins encoded in a region of the Ignavibacteriales bacterium genome:
- a CDS encoding DUF2194 domain-containing protein has protein sequence MRVHRSIGIWFILFSLQSAFVSWNPGAAQSLSNSGVNRPLKTSALVLYDTTEEYGMYCFAQTLISLRYARLPFHSYNLARSSDLPSLDEYTSVLITTETVWKLNEQACANLTRYVRDGGAVVVLFRGWNPNLEDLFGIAYSTAPTVIGERSRGLVFTKELLPGINNISINDRLLTDISRFDVQLDSTVSVFARTYIGDHPAAWFRRYGRGKVLFWDTSLLTTRIYRGYILASIGCVQPWTSALLLNVSNVSLDDFPLPSPNEKIEPIKSEFNETASEFYSFRWFPDLVKLGRQFGLRYTAGLIFNYSEMTKPPYAFNEWSRSQITLAGKPMNSSVWVARQASRTIELAFHGYNHQPLTLSRWGSKENMTLALQAARRRWEMDNLGPEPLGYIPPMNIIDSVGLRALVDVFPGIRVVGGQFMGNFDLGQAREFGPDPWNEHVIDVPRTTSGYEMDDFNKMMTISMIHSVGVWNHFIHPDDVIPTSGRYQESVREDHNTDVAGWYNEPKKNGLYYRFQEWLKFVRDYYPWLRSFTLTEARDAVMEYASASASVASEGKIVRFTSSLTPAHFMFYLPDNNPIEHVEGGEILHAENLAFTDYYILKSTRPTMTLTLRDSVGSVTLKGPEQGNLYSIDRSGRNDILPPSLSVAGKTIAPAAPKTMIQQVDDLIGAGKQQDAIAVLETSLRDNSNDVELWKRLRQLYDWNNLSDKAIKSGENIVRLAPNDRAALKNLAQRYVGANRQREAIPLYEKLLRADSKDMATLKALAQNYVWANRQKDAIPLYERLVKREPGNTTLRKTLADLCFWNSMNDEGIRQYEQILLIEKSDTATMRLLGEKYLEANRQADAIRIYEGLLPYEQRSSALRKRLAQLYLWNNAGGKAIEQYESIVASNKTDREARRSLARMYLENSSLDKAIPQYERIIHDEPNDVASLKRLGELYLWKERQQEAVPIFQRIVQAEPDSIPSRVMLGRLCVWTKNPGGGKAEFVEVLRRDPRNREALTLLADIERGEGEWYAASSRYGEILMIDPSNREARIGIEEIRRDHGLLLKSSYERTEDSNDLVREQVPLAAGMIQGKKWNLGLHALRQSVLDRRLALTEVGYGLGMTGQYLLMQGMSLSGSVIATSYESNWTPVSLSLQVDNVLTPRVTTALKLQRFETTEGVQAIRTRIYVSRVAGELFYQTTDRLSISGAAEVNSYSDDNTKTTVASFMTYKVRLGAPSITLLANYAYQDTRVIYRTSIPYWTPSLLSTTSTGVNVVQDLFAGLTVEAAYLHTLQAGVFSSNVRGRITLRPSMFSQIVVEYERLGSTVYSQNTVRAVLQYRY, from the coding sequence ATGCGCGTACATCGATCAATCGGCATCTGGTTCATTCTCTTCTCGTTACAATCCGCTTTCGTTTCCTGGAACCCCGGCGCGGCACAATCTCTTTCCAATTCAGGTGTCAATCGTCCGCTTAAGACCTCAGCCCTGGTGTTGTACGACACGACGGAAGAGTACGGCATGTACTGTTTCGCTCAAACGCTGATCTCGCTTCGGTACGCACGCCTTCCTTTCCATTCCTACAACCTGGCCCGATCGAGCGACCTCCCGTCACTTGATGAATACACGTCGGTCCTTATCACAACGGAGACCGTGTGGAAGCTGAATGAACAAGCGTGTGCGAACCTGACCCGCTACGTTCGTGACGGAGGAGCAGTGGTGGTGTTGTTCCGCGGATGGAACCCGAATCTTGAAGACCTGTTCGGCATCGCCTACAGCACAGCCCCCACAGTCATCGGTGAAAGAAGCCGCGGACTTGTGTTTACGAAAGAACTCCTCCCCGGTATCAACAATATCTCGATCAATGACCGGCTGCTCACCGATATTTCGCGTTTCGATGTCCAGCTGGACAGCACGGTCAGCGTGTTTGCCAGGACCTACATCGGCGATCATCCTGCGGCCTGGTTCCGGCGTTATGGCCGGGGCAAAGTGCTCTTCTGGGACACGTCGCTGCTCACGACGCGAATCTACAGAGGATACATCCTCGCTTCGATCGGGTGCGTTCAGCCCTGGACGTCGGCGCTGTTGTTGAATGTGTCCAATGTCTCACTCGACGATTTCCCCCTCCCCTCGCCGAACGAAAAAATTGAGCCGATCAAATCCGAGTTTAACGAGACGGCGTCGGAGTTTTATTCCTTCCGCTGGTTCCCCGACTTGGTGAAGCTGGGGAGGCAATTTGGTCTCCGCTACACCGCCGGGCTTATCTTCAACTACAGTGAAATGACGAAGCCGCCGTACGCTTTCAACGAGTGGTCACGGAGCCAGATTACTCTCGCCGGCAAGCCGATGAATTCCTCCGTCTGGGTCGCGCGTCAGGCCTCGCGGACAATAGAGCTGGCCTTTCATGGCTATAACCATCAGCCATTGACCCTGTCGAGGTGGGGTTCAAAAGAGAACATGACGCTGGCGCTTCAGGCGGCCAGGAGGCGGTGGGAGATGGACAACCTGGGTCCGGAACCGCTTGGTTACATTCCGCCGATGAACATCATTGATTCTGTCGGGTTGCGCGCACTTGTCGATGTCTTTCCGGGTATCCGGGTTGTCGGCGGCCAGTTCATGGGAAATTTCGATCTTGGCCAGGCGCGGGAATTTGGCCCCGATCCCTGGAACGAACATGTGATCGACGTCCCGCGGACGACGAGCGGTTACGAGATGGATGATTTCAACAAGATGATGACAATCTCGATGATTCATTCCGTCGGTGTCTGGAATCACTTTATTCACCCTGACGACGTGATTCCCACATCGGGCCGGTACCAGGAAAGCGTCCGTGAAGATCACAATACGGATGTCGCGGGTTGGTATAATGAGCCGAAGAAAAACGGGCTCTACTATCGGTTTCAGGAGTGGTTGAAATTCGTCCGGGATTACTATCCATGGCTGCGCAGCTTTACGCTGACGGAGGCCCGTGACGCGGTGATGGAGTACGCATCCGCATCCGCTTCCGTGGCATCGGAAGGCAAGATCGTTCGCTTCACCAGCAGCCTGACCCCCGCTCACTTCATGTTCTACCTCCCGGATAACAATCCAATTGAGCACGTTGAAGGAGGAGAAATACTGCACGCTGAAAATCTTGCCTTCACAGATTACTACATCCTGAAGTCGACAAGGCCGACGATGACGCTCACGCTGAGAGATTCGGTCGGCTCGGTGACCCTGAAGGGACCGGAGCAGGGGAACCTCTACAGCATTGATCGATCGGGGCGCAATGATATCTTACCTCCGTCCCTATCCGTCGCAGGAAAGACCATTGCACCCGCAGCACCGAAAACGATGATTCAACAGGTGGACGACCTGATCGGTGCGGGCAAACAGCAGGATGCGATCGCCGTGCTGGAGACTTCGCTGCGTGACAATTCCAATGATGTTGAGTTGTGGAAAAGGCTCCGACAATTGTATGATTGGAATAATCTGTCAGACAAAGCCATCAAGTCGGGCGAGAACATCGTCCGGCTTGCGCCAAACGACCGCGCGGCGTTGAAGAACCTTGCTCAGCGATACGTGGGGGCAAACAGGCAGAGAGAAGCTATTCCATTGTATGAAAAACTCCTGCGAGCTGATTCCAAAGACATGGCGACACTGAAAGCGCTGGCGCAGAATTATGTCTGGGCAAATCGGCAGAAAGACGCAATACCATTGTACGAAAGACTGGTGAAGCGTGAGCCTGGAAACACCACTCTCCGCAAGACGCTGGCAGACCTTTGTTTTTGGAATTCCATGAACGACGAGGGTATCCGCCAGTATGAGCAGATTCTGCTGATCGAAAAATCCGACACGGCGACGATGAGGCTTCTCGGGGAAAAGTACCTCGAAGCGAACCGCCAGGCCGACGCCATTCGTATCTACGAAGGGCTCCTGCCGTACGAGCAGAGAAGCTCCGCTCTTAGGAAACGTCTGGCTCAATTGTATCTATGGAATAACGCGGGCGGCAAAGCGATCGAACAATACGAATCGATCGTGGCCTCGAACAAAACAGATCGTGAAGCTCGAAGATCCCTTGCGCGAATGTACCTGGAGAACAGCTCGCTCGACAAGGCGATTCCTCAGTATGAACGGATCATCCATGACGAACCAAACGATGTTGCCTCGCTGAAGCGCCTCGGAGAACTCTATCTCTGGAAGGAACGCCAGCAGGAGGCGGTCCCGATCTTTCAAAGAATAGTGCAGGCCGAACCAGACAGTATTCCATCCCGCGTGATGCTGGGTCGTCTTTGTGTGTGGACGAAGAACCCCGGGGGCGGAAAAGCCGAGTTCGTTGAGGTGTTGCGGCGGGATCCAAGGAACAGGGAAGCGCTCACATTGCTGGCCGATATTGAGCGGGGCGAAGGGGAGTGGTACGCCGCCAGTTCGCGCTATGGCGAAATCCTCATGATCGATCCATCCAATCGGGAAGCCAGGATAGGGATCGAGGAGATTCGTCGTGACCATGGCCTTCTCCTGAAATCATCGTATGAGCGGACCGAGGATTCGAATGATCTCGTGCGTGAACAAGTGCCTCTCGCCGCGGGAATGATTCAGGGAAAGAAATGGAACCTGGGCCTCCATGCGCTTCGGCAGAGCGTCCTTGACAGAAGACTCGCGCTCACAGAAGTCGGTTACGGCCTGGGAATGACCGGGCAGTATCTCTTGATGCAAGGGATGTCGCTTTCTGGATCTGTGATCGCCACGTCCTATGAGTCCAACTGGACCCCGGTATCGTTGTCGCTCCAGGTCGATAACGTGCTGACGCCGCGGGTCACCACCGCGTTGAAGCTCCAGCGGTTCGAGACGACTGAAGGCGTTCAGGCAATCAGGACAAGAATCTACGTGAGCAGAGTTGCAGGTGAGTTGTTCTACCAGACCACGGACAGGTTGAGCATCTCGGGGGCGGCGGAGGTGAATTCGTATTCTGACGACAACACCAAGACGACAGTCGCCAGCTTCATGACATATAAAGTACGTTTGGGCGCACCGTCGATCACGCTTCTCGCGAACTACGCCTATCAGGATACCAGGGTAATCTATCGTACTTCAATTCCGTACTGGACTCCATCGCTTCTCTCCACAACATCAACGGGTGTGAATGTTGTGCAGGACCTGTTTGCGGGGTTGACGGTCGAGGCCGCGTATTTGCATACACTGCAGGCGGGGGTCTTCTCCAGCAACGTCCGCGGCCGAATTACACTCAGGCCGTCGATGTTTTCGCAGATAGTGGTCGAGTACGAAAGACTCGGCTCAACAGTCTACTCACAAAACACGGTTAGAGCGGTGCTGCAGTATCGGTACTAA
- the tnpA gene encoding IS200/IS605 family transposase, with translation MPQSLAKVLVHIVFSTKNRYPFLADKKIRDELHAYLGGTCNELECPVLTVGGAVDHVHILCSLSRNHSIASFVGDIKRGSSKWIKTKGRMLAKFAWQNGYGMFSVGESEMERVKQYIVGQEGHHRKKTFQDEYRSFLKEYGVNFDERYVWD, from the coding sequence ATGCCACAATCACTCGCCAAGGTATTGGTCCACATTGTCTTCTCAACAAAGAATCGATACCCATTCCTGGCAGACAAGAAAATTCGCGACGAATTGCATGCCTATCTCGGCGGTACGTGCAATGAACTGGAATGCCCAGTCTTAACCGTCGGCGGAGCCGTCGACCATGTGCACATTCTTTGTTCTCTTTCGCGCAATCACTCGATAGCATCGTTCGTCGGCGATATCAAACGTGGATCTTCCAAATGGATAAAGACAAAAGGAAGAATGCTTGCGAAATTTGCGTGGCAGAACGGATATGGTATGTTTTCGGTTGGGGAGTCAGAGATGGAACGAGTGAAACAGTACATCGTTGGGCAGGAGGGTCACCACAGGAAAAAGACGTTTCAGGATGAGTATCGGTCATTCCTGAAGGAATATGGAGTGAACTTCGACGAGAGGTATGTATGGGACTGA
- a CDS encoding GAF domain-containing protein encodes MPLESQSAEASYKFLLNVLDGILISPAYYVYVVSSGGDVLGLEHMDLRLDRPESAKALGKDPDLIELLQSPEAQLRFDPDFKTLRFVEVWAGSFLNLPLIGHDGKYVGSIFAGPALARPFDKTAAALLKDYSLAMGASVQKIRSITRLQEDLRIAATRARVTQRVLGSALEVDRFVSLLLDLALTASKTEAGFVAIAGNDMLTVRASKNLPDAFLSQINLSSEGGLFEWSLDADDVLILQDFEFIAKFGIRSILAVPLVENKQLHGVFALINFASSKTFEEQSLTILRSFCDQIKLVIQNSKLFEDFTQSYLGTLKALSESYDVRSPYGAGHSHKVAATALEIGKALGLKTEDLGHLELAARIHDVGMCGVVEIKTGFRADFNHPTIGASLVEVLPISSDVTEAIRTHHEWYDGWGYPEGLKGEAIPLLGRILAVAEYYEEIQSGDLQEKLRTPEAMDEEFDTRSGTQFDPRVIGALKQILQKR; translated from the coding sequence TTGCCATTAGAGAGCCAGTCCGCCGAGGCGTCATACAAATTTTTGCTCAATGTGCTCGACGGCATACTCATAAGTCCGGCCTACTATGTCTACGTCGTATCATCAGGCGGTGATGTTCTTGGCCTTGAACATATGGACCTTCGGCTCGATCGTCCGGAGTCTGCGAAAGCCCTGGGAAAGGACCCTGACCTGATCGAGCTGCTCCAGAGCCCGGAAGCGCAGTTGCGGTTCGACCCCGATTTCAAGACACTTCGGTTTGTCGAAGTTTGGGCCGGTTCATTTCTCAATCTTCCGCTCATCGGCCATGACGGAAAGTATGTCGGGAGCATATTTGCGGGGCCGGCATTGGCCCGTCCGTTTGACAAAACGGCCGCCGCCCTGCTCAAAGACTACTCGCTCGCGATGGGTGCGAGCGTCCAGAAGATTCGCTCAATCACGAGGCTTCAGGAGGATCTTCGGATCGCGGCCACACGCGCTCGTGTCACGCAGAGGGTGCTCGGATCAGCGCTTGAGGTGGATCGGTTTGTCTCGTTGCTCCTGGATCTTGCCCTGACCGCAAGCAAGACGGAGGCCGGGTTCGTTGCCATAGCAGGGAACGATATGCTGACGGTCCGGGCATCGAAAAACCTTCCCGATGCGTTCCTCTCGCAAATCAATCTTTCTTCGGAGGGAGGCCTTTTTGAATGGTCGCTGGATGCGGACGACGTTCTGATACTGCAGGATTTCGAGTTCATCGCGAAGTTCGGCATTCGATCGATTCTTGCCGTACCTCTCGTCGAAAACAAACAGCTTCACGGTGTTTTTGCACTCATCAACTTCGCATCGAGCAAAACGTTCGAAGAGCAGAGTCTGACGATACTCAGAAGCTTCTGTGACCAGATCAAACTCGTCATACAGAATTCCAAGTTGTTTGAGGATTTTACCCAGAGTTATCTTGGTACCCTGAAGGCGTTGAGCGAATCCTACGATGTGCGATCACCCTACGGAGCGGGCCACTCGCACAAGGTTGCTGCAACGGCATTGGAAATCGGGAAGGCGCTTGGCCTGAAAACAGAGGACCTCGGCCATCTCGAGCTGGCGGCACGCATACACGATGTAGGCATGTGCGGTGTCGTTGAGATCAAGACGGGCTTCCGTGCCGATTTCAATCATCCCACCATCGGAGCAAGCCTGGTGGAGGTCCTGCCGATCTCTTCCGATGTCACCGAGGCCATCCGGACGCACCACGAATGGTATGACGGCTGGGGATATCCGGAAGGATTGAAAGGGGAGGCGATTCCACTGCTCGGAAGAATCCTTGCTGTTGCGGAATATTATGAAGAAATTCAGTCAGGGGATCTTCAGGAAAAACTTCGAACGCCTGAAGCGATGGACGAAGAATTTGATACCCGCAGCGGAACGCAGTTCGACCCCAGGGTTATTGGTGCATTGAAACAGATTCTGCAGAAGCGCTGA
- the pelF gene encoding GT4 family glycosyltransferase PelF, whose translation MTNGRLSVLLLTEGTYPYAGGGVSTWCDLLCRELSDVDFFVVAVTGTPIAALKYKIPENVQYVRQVPLWGSEEPSEYVRPDTAFADVYLNRVETTPQVIRHLFIPVFEKFLREMFSAASLKSLDPNVIHQLYRYFQQYEYKRTIQSPQVWKTFLGTIQHQCEISSVPDEERPTLFDLTTAMRWLYNYLMPLNAFVPKTDLAHATIAGVSNLPAIAAKLEYGTPIIVTDHGIYIRERYIAISAGKFTPFAKRFMVNLSSYATRLLYSTADQISPVCNYNHRWETRFDADAARIKTIYNGIDPAIFVPKEKPEKTRNRPTVVAAARIFPLKDIETMIRSCSVVREHIPDVQYIVYGPFDVDPPYTKRCVDLISELQLHENFRFAGFHSKPHELYHEGDISILSSISEGFPYTVLESMACARPVVATDVGGVREALEGFGFIVKPRDAQALGEGVIKLLQDHELRERLGTMGREQVLLRFRNSQTMNTYRKSYASLSLAAAQTVIPN comes from the coding sequence ATGACGAACGGCAGGCTTTCTGTCCTCCTGCTGACAGAAGGCACATATCCGTATGCCGGCGGCGGGGTGAGCACCTGGTGCGATTTGCTTTGCCGCGAACTGAGCGACGTTGATTTCTTTGTTGTCGCAGTCACAGGCACACCGATCGCCGCCCTGAAGTACAAGATCCCGGAAAATGTCCAGTATGTGCGTCAGGTTCCATTGTGGGGAAGCGAGGAACCGTCTGAGTACGTGCGTCCTGACACCGCTTTCGCGGACGTCTATCTCAATCGGGTCGAAACGACGCCGCAGGTAATCCGGCACTTGTTTATCCCGGTCTTCGAGAAATTCCTTCGTGAAATGTTCTCCGCCGCGTCTCTCAAGTCGCTCGATCCGAACGTCATCCATCAGCTGTACCGCTATTTCCAGCAGTACGAGTACAAGCGCACGATTCAGTCGCCGCAAGTGTGGAAGACGTTTCTGGGGACCATACAGCATCAATGTGAGATTTCCAGCGTCCCGGATGAAGAGCGCCCGACACTCTTCGATCTGACAACCGCGATGCGATGGCTCTATAACTACCTGATGCCGCTCAATGCGTTCGTGCCGAAAACCGATCTTGCTCATGCGACGATCGCGGGCGTTTCCAATCTTCCTGCGATTGCTGCCAAACTGGAGTATGGCACGCCGATTATCGTGACCGATCACGGCATCTATATCCGCGAGCGGTATATCGCCATTTCGGCAGGGAAGTTCACGCCGTTCGCGAAACGGTTCATGGTGAATTTGTCTTCCTACGCGACGCGACTGCTGTATTCGACGGCGGACCAGATTTCACCGGTCTGCAACTACAACCATCGCTGGGAAACCCGCTTCGACGCCGATGCAGCCCGGATCAAGACGATCTACAACGGTATCGATCCGGCGATCTTCGTCCCGAAAGAGAAACCCGAAAAAACGCGAAACCGTCCGACGGTTGTTGCCGCCGCGAGGATTTTCCCGCTGAAGGACATCGAAACGATGATCCGTTCATGTTCGGTTGTCCGCGAACACATACCCGATGTTCAGTACATTGTGTACGGCCCTTTCGATGTCGACCCCCCGTATACAAAGCGTTGCGTGGACCTGATCAGTGAGCTGCAGCTTCACGAGAATTTCCGGTTTGCGGGTTTCCACAGCAAACCCCATGAGTTGTATCATGAAGGAGACATCAGCATCCTCTCGAGCATTTCCGAAGGATTTCCCTATACGGTACTCGAATCGATGGCATGTGCACGCCCCGTTGTCGCAACGGACGTCGGAGGTGTGCGCGAAGCACTCGAAGGTTTCGGTTTCATCGTCAAGCCCAGGGATGCTCAGGCTTTGGGGGAGGGCGTCATCAAGCTGCTTCAGGATCACGAACTCCGGGAACGGCTCGGCACGATGGGAAGGGAGCAGGTCCTCTTGCGCTTCAGGAACTCTCAGACCATGAATACCTACCGAAAGTCGTACGCGAGCCTTTCCCTGGCTGCTGCGCAAACGGTAATCCCCAATTAA
- a CDS encoding response regulator transcription factor, giving the protein MAGKSILIVDDDSTIRRLLMYHLEKAGYDVSIAEDGVEGLAKVESLRPNVVVTDLMMAFKDGFELARDIRSRKEFDEIAIIVLTARDHLSDVDELLASGVNCVMKKPFNPQELTKTVRELTGEK; this is encoded by the coding sequence ATGGCCGGGAAATCAATACTCATTGTCGATGATGACAGCACCATACGAAGACTGCTGATGTATCATCTGGAAAAAGCCGGATATGATGTTTCCATTGCGGAAGACGGTGTCGAAGGACTGGCGAAAGTCGAAAGCCTGAGGCCAAACGTCGTTGTCACGGACCTTATGATGGCCTTCAAGGACGGGTTCGAACTGGCGCGCGATATCCGGAGCCGCAAGGAGTTCGATGAGATCGCCATTATCGTCCTCACCGCCCGTGACCACCTGAGCGACGTCGACGAGCTGCTTGCGTCGGGGGTCAATTGCGTGATGAAGAAACCATTCAATCCACAAGAGCTGACCAAAACAGTACGGGAGCTCACCGGGGAAAAGTAG
- a CDS encoding SpoIIE family protein phosphatase has protein sequence MMVSSLLKKQLTAFLSSVSKHNSVAFCLTDALLQPVVSTENFHPESLARSAASGGRLLKTGSGNKEVSLRLFAEKAAGCPDTVMVEAVVDLAADGIGYFVKSEAEIQTLSEELLERYQELHVLYDVIEDVSTVFDKNEICRIILAKAVHSLNVGFGTVVLMDGTGLAIQARETDPKSTLAFSEDDCLSYARDIVSSRKHLILERTEQNNQSVLGVPIDVDNRAIGAIVLLAKTGGEMFTSGDRISLTALAGYLGVAVNTARLVAEAREAEGLRHEIEFAQQIQQSLLPDRVPEFARLDVAALCLPSAQVGGDLFGFIKLDSQQWALIVADVAGHGLGAAFIMASLRSILRSEAKPGVSAADILKNSNNLLNEDTRGNDVFATVFVGLYSEEDNSLRYSNAGHPPALLWKAATQEFLELAEGGVVLGLFSDETYEEKLTHLQTDDILVLFTDGIVESKSDDGLLYGDDRLRDVIKTNARSSSEELMKAILESVDRFRNGARQRDDVTILIFKSR, from the coding sequence ATGATGGTTAGCTCGCTTCTGAAAAAGCAGCTCACGGCGTTCTTGAGCAGCGTGAGCAAACACAACAGCGTCGCCTTCTGTCTGACGGATGCGCTGCTGCAGCCTGTTGTGAGCACGGAGAATTTCCATCCTGAGAGTCTTGCACGATCTGCGGCATCCGGTGGAAGGCTGTTGAAAACCGGCTCCGGCAACAAGGAGGTTTCGTTGAGGCTCTTTGCAGAGAAAGCAGCTGGATGCCCGGACACGGTGATGGTGGAAGCCGTTGTTGATCTCGCGGCGGACGGGATCGGATACTTCGTCAAGAGCGAAGCGGAGATCCAGACGCTTTCGGAAGAACTGCTGGAACGGTACCAGGAACTCCACGTTTTGTATGATGTGATCGAAGATGTAAGCACAGTGTTTGACAAGAATGAGATTTGCAGAATAATCCTGGCAAAGGCAGTTCATTCGCTCAACGTCGGTTTCGGCACGGTGGTGCTGATGGACGGAACCGGCCTGGCGATTCAGGCCAGGGAAACCGACCCGAAATCGACATTGGCTTTCAGTGAGGATGATTGCCTTTCCTATGCGAGAGATATCGTCTCGAGCAGAAAACATCTGATCCTCGAGCGAACGGAGCAGAACAACCAATCTGTCCTCGGTGTGCCTATCGATGTCGATAACAGGGCAATCGGCGCCATCGTCCTCCTTGCCAAAACCGGCGGAGAGATGTTCACGTCCGGCGACCGGATTTCGCTGACCGCGTTGGCCGGCTATCTCGGTGTTGCTGTGAACACGGCCCGTCTGGTGGCGGAAGCGCGCGAGGCAGAAGGGCTTCGGCACGAAATTGAATTTGCCCAGCAAATTCAGCAGAGCCTCCTGCCGGATCGTGTTCCGGAATTCGCGAGGCTCGATGTCGCAGCACTCTGCCTCCCCTCAGCCCAGGTCGGCGGAGACCTCTTCGGATTCATCAAGCTGGATTCTCAACAGTGGGCGCTTATCGTAGCTGATGTTGCGGGGCATGGCCTGGGTGCGGCATTCATCATGGCATCGTTGCGAAGCATTCTCAGGTCAGAGGCCAAACCCGGAGTCAGCGCGGCCGACATCCTCAAGAACTCGAACAACCTGCTCAATGAGGACACGCGCGGAAACGATGTCTTCGCGACGGTATTCGTTGGATTGTATTCCGAGGAGGATAATTCTCTCAGGTATTCAAACGCCGGACATCCCCCGGCGCTTCTGTGGAAGGCGGCGACACAGGAGTTTCTCGAATTGGCAGAGGGGGGAGTTGTCCTCGGCCTTTTCAGTGATGAGACGTACGAAGAAAAACTCACGCACCTTCAAACGGACGATATCCTCGTGCTGTTCACGGATGGAATTGTAGAATCAAAGAGTGACGACGGGCTTCTCTATGGTGACGACCGGTTGCGGGACGTCATCAAAACCAACGCGAGGTCGTCATCAGAAGAACTGATGAAGGCAATCCTTGAATCGGTTGACCGGTTTCGGAACGGCGCCCGCCAGCGTGATGATGTGACGATACTCATTTTCAAATCTCGATAA
- a CDS encoding STAS domain-containing protein — protein sequence MEFTAHQQGDVAIVVLHGELDVALAPRLKALLKDTIEQGNKKIVVDMKNVLFVDSSCLGVMVNAHKLAVSLHAAIKFAQSSEQVRKIFELTRTDKHLSFHATIDEAIKSFES from the coding sequence ATGGAATTCACCGCACACCAACAAGGAGACGTCGCGATCGTCGTTCTCCATGGAGAACTTGACGTTGCGCTTGCTCCTCGGCTGAAAGCCTTGCTGAAGGATACCATTGAACAGGGGAACAAGAAGATCGTCGTCGATATGAAGAACGTTCTCTTTGTCGACAGCTCCTGCCTCGGCGTCATGGTCAATGCACACAAATTGGCCGTCTCCCTTCACGCGGCGATAAAATTCGCCCAATCAAGCGAGCAGGTGCGGAAGATTTTCGAATTGACGCGGACGGACAAACACCTTTCTTTTCATGCGACAATCGATGAAGCAATAAAAAGCTTTGAGTCGTGA
- a CDS encoding NAD-dependent epimerase/dehydratase family protein, with protein MKILVTGGAGFIGSNIVEHFHQTDEVVVLDNLRSGFERNLAPFRVTFIHGSVTDRSAVEQAARGVDYIFHLAAMVSVPESVENPRETVDINVHGTLNVLEAARTHGVKKVVISSSAAIYGDNPVVPKVESMIPEPKSPYAVTKLDAEYYAKMYTNEFATPVVCLRYFNVFGPRQNPKSQYAAAVPIIIDKALRNQDITIYGDGEQTRDFVFVKDVVAANVLAARSAATGVYNIACGGRITINDLAKTIIALTKSSSAIVYAAERAGDVKHSQADIGRAVGIGFQPKYTLETGLNPTIEYLTSKL; from the coding sequence ATGAAAATTCTCGTCACCGGCGGGGCAGGTTTCATTGGAAGCAATATCGTTGAGCACTTTCACCAGACAGACGAGGTTGTCGTGCTTGACAATCTGCGGTCAGGGTTTGAACGCAATCTCGCCCCATTCCGGGTCACGTTCATACACGGAAGCGTGACCGATCGGTCTGCGGTTGAACAGGCCGCACGGGGGGTGGACTACATCTTTCACCTCGCAGCGATGGTCAGTGTTCCGGAGTCGGTTGAAAACCCGCGGGAGACTGTTGACATCAACGTGCACGGAACGCTGAATGTCCTCGAAGCAGCAAGAACGCACGGAGTGAAGAAGGTCGTCATTTCATCATCTGCGGCAATCTACGGTGACAACCCGGTTGTGCCGAAAGTCGAATCGATGATCCCGGAGCCGAAGAGTCCGTACGCGGTCACGAAGCTTGACGCCGAGTACTACGCAAAGATGTACACCAATGAATTTGCCACGCCTGTTGTGTGTCTCCGGTATTTCAATGTTTTTGGTCCGAGACAGAATCCGAAGTCGCAATACGCTGCTGCTGTCCCGATCATTATCGACAAGGCACTGCGAAACCAGGACATAACGATCTACGGCGATGGCGAACAGACGAGGGACTTTGTGTTTGTGAAGGACGTGGTGGCCGCGAATGTCCTCGCGGCGCGTTCGGCTGCAACCGGTGTCTACAACATCGCGTGCGGAGGCAGAATCACGATCAATGACCTTGCGAAGACCATCATCGCTCTGACGAAGTCTTCGTCCGCCATCGTCTACGCGGCGGAACGGGCTGGTGACGTGAAACACTCGCAGGCCGATATCGGACGCGCCGTCGGAATCGGCTTTCAGCCGAAGTACACGCTTGAAACAGGATTGAACCCCACGATCGAATACCTCACCAGCAAACTATGA